In Leifsonia sp. AK011, the genomic stretch GCAACTCCGTGTGCAGCAGCCACGATGCCGCAAGTCGCCGAGCGCCCGCCGTCAGCTCGCCCACGAGCGCTTCTGACTCAACCTCCTCCACGACAAGCTTCATCGCCGCGGACGTATCGAGGTAGGTGACGGTCACCAGGTGCCCCGACTGTCCTCGATGAGGTCGCGGGTGCTGATTGACGATCGTGATCGTGTGATCGACGTGAGCGTCGAGGTGTCCTGGCGGGCCGCGCGGGCTTCGCCGCGGGCGACAAGCCCGTCGAGTGTGATGCTCGCTGGCGGCACGATGATCGCCGCGAGGCGCCCGTTGTTACTGATCTGCACGGATTCGCCCGCAGCTACCCGGCGCAGGATCTCGCCGCTGTGGTTGCGCATATCGCGGTGCGACACAGTGTCCATGCGGCGAGCGTAGCACGGTGTAGCACGCTAAATCTGGCCGAGCGGCTCCCGGGAAGTGCACATCCCTTGAGGTCCTCCACGAACTCGACCTCCAGTCGCGTCGGACTCGTCGCCCGAATACGCTCGCGCTATGGAACCGGTAGCAAGCCCACGCACCGTCGGGATGTGCGCGTCGTGAAGTCGCTCCTGAGCTGGGCTCGCGGCATCCCCATCGCAGCGGTCGCTCTCCTCCTCGCAGGTTGCGGCGCAGTCCCCAAGCCTGCACATCCCGACTTCGACCTTCCCGTTCAGTGGGGTACCGAAACGTCGATC encodes the following:
- a CDS encoding type II toxin-antitoxin system Phd/YefM family antitoxin yields the protein MDTVSHRDMRNHSGEILRRVAAGESVQISNNGRLAAIIVPPASITLDGLVARGEARAARQDTSTLTSITRSRSSISTRDLIEDSRGTW